The DNA sequence AGGCCAAACCAGCGACGAACAACAACGCCATGCGCACGGGCACCCCGGACTCGGTCTCGCGCAGCGTGGTGCGGGCAGGGGCGCAAGCTGCCGCAAGAGGCGCCGTTCGATGGGCCGCCCATGCTGCCGCTCCCGCACCCCAAGCTTCGCTCACCGTGTCGCGGCAGCCCCCGTCCCTCCGGGTTGCGGCAAAATGCGGCGTCTGCAGTGTGCTCGCCGGAGCGTGGAGCCTCGGCACGTGCGACCGCGAAGGCGAGCGCTGGCCCGCTCCGCTGCACAGCTTCGCAGGTGCGACGCTGCGCGGGCCCTCCTCGGTGTCGTAGTCCGGACTACGACCTTCGTCGCGCGCCTTGCATCCATCCGCATTTTACCCGCAACGCAATCCGCGGAGGACTTAATCAGGGGTTCCTTCCTCTTCATCGCTCTCCGCGACTTTTCCCAATCCCGCCAGTTTTTCGCCTTCACCGAGATTGATCAGCGTCACGCCTTGGGTGGAGCGGCTCATTTCGCGAATTTCGGAAACGCGGGTGCGGATCAGCACGCCGCCGGTGGTAATCAGCATGATTTCATCTTCCTTGTCAACCAGCGTCGCCACCACCACCTTGCCATTGCGCGCCGAGGTCTGAATGGCGATCATGCCCTGCGTGCCGCGGCCGTGGCGAGTGTATTCGGCAATTGGAGTGCGCTTGCCGTAGCCGTTCTCCGTCGCCGTCAGCACCGACTGATTCTCATTCTCCGCAGTCAGGAGCGAAATGACGCGCTGGTCCCCGGTGAGCTTCATGCCGCGCACGCCCGCTGCATTGCGCCCCATCGCCCGCACTTCTTTTTCGTCAAAGCGCACCGCTTTGCCGCCGTCGGAGAACAGCATGATGTCCCGCCCGCCGTTGGTGAGCGCCACGCCGATAAGGTAATCGCCGTCTTCGAGGTTGACGGCGATGATGCCCTTCGCCATCGGCCGTGAAAATGCGGAAAGCGCGGTCTTCTTTACCGTGCCCTTGGCGGTTGCCATAAATACGAAATGCTCGTCATCGAATTCCTTGATTGGCAGCACCGCGGTGATTTTCTCGTGCTCCATCAACGGCACCAGGTTGACAATGGGCTTGCCGCGGCTGACGCGGCTGCCCTGTGGCACGTTGTAAACCTTGAGCCAGTACACCCGGCCGCGGTTGGAGAAGCACAGGATGTAGTCGTGGGTGTTGGCGATGAACAGGGAGTCGATGAAATCGTCTTCCTTGGTGGTCGCCGCCTGCTTGCCGCGGCCGCCGCGCTTCTGCGCGCGGTAATCCGCAACCGGCTGCGATTTCATGTAGCCGCCGTGCGAAAGCGTCACCACCACGTCCTCCGGCGCGATCAGGTCTTCCATGCTCAGGTCCTGCGTGTCCATCACGATTTCGCTCCTGCGCTGGTCGCCGTACTGCTCTTTAACGGCATTCAATTCTCCGGTGATGATCTGGGTGATACGCTCGCGTTTCGCCAGGATATCCATGAGGTTGGTGATTTTTTCGATCACCTCCTTGTATTCGGAAATGATTTTTTCCTGCTCCAAACCGGTCAGGCGCTGCAGGCGCAATTCCAGAATCGCCTGCGCCTGCGCATCAGACAGGTAATACCCCTGTTTGCGCAGCCCGAATTCGGGCGACAGGCCTTCGGGACGCGAAGCGTCGGAGCTGGCGCGGTGCAGCATGTCTTCAACGAGCTTCGAGCGCCAAAAGCACGCCATCAACTGCGTCTTCGCCACCGCCGGCGATTCCGCCTTCTTGATGAGCTCGATGACTTCGTCCACGTTGGAAAGCGCCACCGCCAGGCCTTCGAGGATATGCGCCCGTTCGCGCGCCTTGCGCAGTTCGAACACCGTGCGCCGCGTCACCACCTCGCGTCGATGGCGCAAAAACAGCTCGAGCAGGTTCTTGAGATTCAGCACGCGCGGCTGGTTGTCGACCAGCGCCACCATATTCATGCCGAACGTGTCCTGCATCTGTGTTTCCTTATACAGGTTGTTCAGCACGACTTCGGGGTTTTCGCCGCGCTTGAGGTCGATCGCCACACGCATGCCCGATTTGTCGGATTCGTCGCGCAAATCAGAGATACCTTCGAGCTTCTTGTCACGCACCAGTTCGCCGATGCGGATCAAGAGCGCCGCCTTGTTCACCTGGTAGGGCAGCTCGTCAATTACGATCAATTGGCGGTTGCCCTTGTCCATTTCCTCGAAATGCGTGCGGGCGCGGATCACCACTCGCCCGCGCCCGGTACGGTAACCTTCGCGCACGCCGGCGACGCCGTAAATAATACCGGCGGTCGGGAAATCGGGGGCCGGGATCATTTCAATCAGCTCATCGATGCTCGTCTCCGGATGGTTGAGCAGCGCAAGGCAGGCGTTAACCACTTCGTTCAAGTTGTGCGGCGGGATGTTGGTCGCCATGCCCACCGCGATGCCCGAGGAGCCGTTGATCAGCAAATTGGGAACCTGGGTCGGCAGAACGGCGGGTTCCTGCTCCTTGCCGTCGTAATTGGGCGCAAAATCCACGGTTTCCTTGTCAATGTCCGCCAGGATCTCCGAGGAAATCCGCTCCATGCGGCATTCGGTATAGCGGTAGGCCGCCGGCGCATCGCCGTCCACCGAACCGAAGTTGCCCTGCCCGTCAATCAGCGTGTAGCGCATGGAAAAATCCTGCGCCATGCGCACCAGCGCTTCATAAGTGGCCGCGTCGCCGTGCGGATGATATTTGCCGAGCACGTCACCGACGATGCGCGCGCACTTCACATACGGCCGGTTCCACACGTTGTTCGCCTCGTGCATGGCGAACAGCACGCGGCGGTGCACCGGTTTCAAGCCGTCGCGCACATCCGGCAGCGCCCGCCCCACGATCACGCTCATCGCGTAATCGAGGTAGGAGCGGCGCATCTCTTCTTCCAGGCTGACCGGCAGGGTTTCTTTGGCGAATTGGTCCATGAAATGTGGTGTTTTTTAGATGATTATTAGGACTGAAATTGCAGCAAATTAAATTTATAAATTTTATCATGCGCGAAGGGTTAAGGCCAAGTAGCGTGTATCTGAAGCCCCGCGAGGACACCGAAAAACAGGGTCTGAAATTGCAAAAAAATGGGAATTTGTAGTACTATGAGCACTAAGGAGCCGTTTCCCTCCATCTTCTTTTCCACGCTGATCTAACGATAGTTTCAAATCAATTAGAAAGGGGAAATTTATGATTGGACAATTTTCAAAGCCGGTTTTTGTCGTGGCCGCAGTAGCAACACTAGGCATGGGCGCCTCGGCAGCCCTCGCGCAAACCCCAAGCGGCGTCATACCTTATCTGATCGATCAACGTGGAGTTCTCGCCCGTAGCGGCACCGGCCTGTGCTGGAGGACCGGCTTCTGGACACCAAAGCTTGCGGCAGAGACCGTGCTACCCGGGGCGCAGTTCCCGGTCGGCTGTGCATGTGACAAGAATCTGATGCCGAAAGAGGTGTGCGAGCCACCGCCACCACCGCCCCTGGTTGCCGAGCCGCCGTCGACTCCCGAGCCAGCACCGGTAATAGCCGCAGCGCCAGTCCAGCCACCGCCGCCGGAACATATTTCGCTTTCCGCCGACGCGTTGTTCGATTTCAACAAGGCAGTGCTGCGCCCGCGCGGCCGGCTGCTGTTGAGCGAGATCGCCGACCAACTGCAGGGCGCGCAATATGACCATATTTCCGTGGTCGGCCACGCCGACCGATTGGGCTCGCCCGCCTATAATCAAAAGCTTTCCGAAGAGCGCGCCGAGGCGGCTAAATCCTATCTTATTAATCACGGCATCCCGCCGCAAAAGATTCACAGCGAGGGTAAGGGTGCAACCCAGCCGGTGACCACCCCTGATCAATGCAAAGGCCTCAATCGCAGGGATCTCATTGATTGCCTGCAGCCTGACCGCCGGGTAGACATCGACGTCACCGCGACCAAGTAACCAAACGCAGTTACAATGGGGAAGCCCCGCTAGGGAACCTCTGATTAAGTCCCGCGCGGTTGCGACGGTGTTGCAATCCGGGTGCAGGGCGAGGCATGAGGAGCGCCGTTTGGTGGAGGCCAAACCAGCGACGAACAGCCATGCGCCCGGGCGCCCCGGACTCGGACTCGCGTAGGGCGCGCGGACACGTTACTGGCAAAGCCAGCTGTTTGCGGGAAGCGCGCCATTGGCCCGCCTTCCGCTCCGGATGGCTCCGTCAACGCCGTGTCGGCGGGCCTGACGCGGGAAGGGGCGCAAGCTACCGCAAGAGGCGCCGTTCGATGGGGCGCTCATGCTGCCGCTCCCGCACCCCAAGCTTCGCTCACCGTGTCGCGGCAGCCCCCGTCCCTGCGGGTTGCGGCAAAATGCGGCGTCTGCAGCGTGCTCGCCGGAGGGTGGAGCCTCGGGTACGTGCGACCGCGAAGGCGAGCGCTGGCCCGCTCCGCTGCACAGCTTCGCAGGTGCGACGCTACGCGGGCCCTCCTCGGTGTCGTACTTCGAGTACGACCTTCATCGCGCGCCTCGCATCCATCCGTATTTTGCCAGCAACGCAATCCGCGGAGGACTTAATCAGAGGTTCCTTGGGGGCTTTTCATTGGAATAGGCCATGCCTCAACACGTCGCTGTCCTGATTGACGCCGGCTGGGTGATTCCGGTCGAACCGCGGGATGTTTTGCCAAAGCATTCCATAGCTATCAGCAACGGGACGATACTGGCGGTACTGCCAACTGGCGAAGCGCACGCGCGCTTCAGCGCAAAACAACATGTGCACCTCGAAAACCATGCGCTCATACCGGGGCTCGTCAATCTTCACACCCACGCGGCGATGACGCTAATGCGCGGGCTCGCCGATGATTTGCCGCTGATGGATTGGTTGAACCAGCACATCTGGCCAGCAGAAGCAAAACACGTCTCGCATCCGTTCGTTTACGACGGCACATTGCTGGCCTGCGCGGAGATGCTGCGCGGCGGCATCACCTGCTTCAACGACATGTATTTCTTTCCCGAAGCGGCGGCGAAAGCCGCGGTGGAGACAGGCCTGCGCGCCGCCATCGGTGTTATCGTGATTGAATTTCCCAGCAGCTATGCCGGCGACCCCGAGGATTACTTGAACAAGGGGTTGGCGATGCGCGATGAATGGCGCCCGCAACCGCTGCTTTCTTTCTGCATGGCGCCGCACGCCCCTTACACGGTGAGCGACAAGACCTTCGAGAAGCTCCTCACCTATGCGCAGCAACTCGATTTGCCGATCCACATCCATGTACAGGAAACCCAGGATGAGATTCAACAGAGCCTGACACAATACAAGATGCGGCCGCTCGAGCGGCTGCATAAGCTGGGATTGCTCGGCCCCAATTTCATCGCCGTGCATGCCGTGCATTTGACCGCCCAGGAAATCGCGCTGCTGGCGAGCGAAGCGTGCAGCGTCGCGCACTGCCCCTCCTCCAATCTCAAGCTCGCCAGCGGTTTCGCGCCGGTGGCCGCGCTGCTGGAGCAAGGCGTCAATGTCGGGCTTGGCACCGACGGCGCGGCGAGCAACAATCGCCTGGACCTCTTCGGGGAAATGCGGCTTGCGGCGATGCTCGCCAAGACGGTCAGCGGAAAGGCCGATGCGCTCCCGGCTCATCAGGCACTGCAGATGGCGACATTAAACAGCGCCAAGGCGCTGGGGCTCGATGGCAAAATCGGTTCGCTGAAAGCCGGCAAAGCTGCTGACATCACAGCAGTGGATTTTTCGGAAATTGAGCTTACACCCTGCTTCAACCCGGTATCGCACCTGGTTTATGCCGCGGGACGGGAGCAAGTCAGCCACGTGTGGGTGAACGGCAAGTTGCTGCTCGAAAACCGTGAGTTGACCACGCTGAATGCCAGGGAACTCGCCGCGAAGGCCCGCTACTGGCAGGAAAAAATCGGGAATCAGAGTTAAGGGTTGAGAGTTAAGGGTTAAGTGTATATCCTGAACACCGAACTTTGAACTCTGAACTCTCAACACTGAACACTCAACAGATGGTGAACGTCGACCCGACAGAGCTGGAGAAATTCAACGAGCTGGCGCACCGCTGGTGGGATCCGGGAGCCGAATTCAAGCCG is a window from the Burkholderiales bacterium genome containing:
- a CDS encoding TRZ/ATZ family hydrolase, whose translation is MPQHVAVLIDAGWVIPVEPRDVLPKHSIAISNGTILAVLPTGEAHARFSAKQHVHLENHALIPGLVNLHTHAAMTLMRGLADDLPLMDWLNQHIWPAEAKHVSHPFVYDGTLLACAEMLRGGITCFNDMYFFPEAAAKAAVETGLRAAIGVIVIEFPSSYAGDPEDYLNKGLAMRDEWRPQPLLSFCMAPHAPYTVSDKTFEKLLTYAQQLDLPIHIHVQETQDEIQQSLTQYKMRPLERLHKLGLLGPNFIAVHAVHLTAQEIALLASEACSVAHCPSSNLKLASGFAPVAALLEQGVNVGLGTDGAASNNRLDLFGEMRLAAMLAKTVSGKADALPAHQALQMATLNSAKALGLDGKIGSLKAGKAADITAVDFSEIELTPCFNPVSHLVYAAGREQVSHVWVNGKLLLENRELTTLNARELAAKARYWQEKIGNQS
- a CDS encoding OmpA family protein — encoded protein: MIGQFSKPVFVVAAVATLGMGASAALAQTPSGVIPYLIDQRGVLARSGTGLCWRTGFWTPKLAAETVLPGAQFPVGCACDKNLMPKEVCEPPPPPPLVAEPPSTPEPAPVIAAAPVQPPPPEHISLSADALFDFNKAVLRPRGRLLLSEIADQLQGAQYDHISVVGHADRLGSPAYNQKLSEERAEAAKSYLINHGIPPQKIHSEGKGATQPVTTPDQCKGLNRRDLIDCLQPDRRVDIDVTATK
- the gyrA gene encoding DNA gyrase subunit A: MDQFAKETLPVSLEEEMRRSYLDYAMSVIVGRALPDVRDGLKPVHRRVLFAMHEANNVWNRPYVKCARIVGDVLGKYHPHGDAATYEALVRMAQDFSMRYTLIDGQGNFGSVDGDAPAAYRYTECRMERISSEILADIDKETVDFAPNYDGKEQEPAVLPTQVPNLLINGSSGIAVGMATNIPPHNLNEVVNACLALLNHPETSIDELIEMIPAPDFPTAGIIYGVAGVREGYRTGRGRVVIRARTHFEEMDKGNRQLIVIDELPYQVNKAALLIRIGELVRDKKLEGISDLRDESDKSGMRVAIDLKRGENPEVVLNNLYKETQMQDTFGMNMVALVDNQPRVLNLKNLLELFLRHRREVVTRRTVFELRKARERAHILEGLAVALSNVDEVIELIKKAESPAVAKTQLMACFWRSKLVEDMLHRASSDASRPEGLSPEFGLRKQGYYLSDAQAQAILELRLQRLTGLEQEKIISEYKEVIEKITNLMDILAKRERITQIITGELNAVKEQYGDQRRSEIVMDTQDLSMEDLIAPEDVVVTLSHGGYMKSQPVADYRAQKRGGRGKQAATTKEDDFIDSLFIANTHDYILCFSNRGRVYWLKVYNVPQGSRVSRGKPIVNLVPLMEHEKITAVLPIKEFDDEHFVFMATAKGTVKKTALSAFSRPMAKGIIAVNLEDGDYLIGVALTNGGRDIMLFSDGGKAVRFDEKEVRAMGRNAAGVRGMKLTGDQRVISLLTAENENQSVLTATENGYGKRTPIAEYTRHGRGTQGMIAIQTSARNGKVVVATLVDKEDEIMLITTGGVLIRTRVSEIREMSRSTQGVTLINLGEGEKLAGLGKVAESDEEEGTPD